Proteins from a single region of Candidatus Binatia bacterium:
- the rodA gene encoding rod shape-determining protein RodA has protein sequence MAVLALGGDARRYFRNFNWWLAAGGLLIALVGLVCIRSADLHSPGSAGEFQKQILYLVLGVAIMIGVSFVDYRTWQRWAPALYAVNLLLLLFILRGGHSAMGAQRWISLGPLGTFQPSEPAKLVIAIALAAVLCRGTYENLQDLWKPLLTVAIPALVILKQPDLGTSLVLLAILTVELFFALPKLGDFGIYVAALLVVAAGAIGTNAVLKPFQRARLFVFLNPKADPQGSGYNLDQSKIAVGNGEWFGRGLYHGTQTQLNFVPEHSRDFVFTVLAEEWGFAGAALLLALYAAVLFGGIRTMLAARDRFGFLLSAGLVGMLFFHVLINVGMTIGIMPITGIPLPFMSYGGSALLTDFAAIGILLNVYSQRDRDVLGNA, from the coding sequence ATGGCCGTCCTAGCGCTCGGCGGCGACGCGCGGCGTTACTTTCGTAACTTCAACTGGTGGCTCGCCGCGGGCGGCCTGCTGATTGCGCTGGTAGGACTCGTGTGCATCCGGTCGGCCGATCTGCACTCTCCCGGCAGCGCGGGCGAGTTTCAAAAGCAGATCCTGTATCTCGTGCTCGGCGTGGCGATCATGATCGGCGTTTCGTTCGTCGACTATCGCACGTGGCAGCGCTGGGCGCCGGCGCTGTACGCGGTCAACCTGCTGTTGCTGCTCTTCATCCTGCGCGGTGGGCACTCGGCGATGGGAGCTCAGCGCTGGATTTCGTTGGGTCCGCTCGGGACGTTTCAGCCGTCTGAACCGGCCAAGCTCGTCATTGCGATCGCGCTCGCGGCGGTGCTGTGCCGCGGCACGTACGAGAACCTGCAGGACCTCTGGAAGCCGCTGCTGACCGTCGCGATCCCCGCGCTCGTAATCCTCAAGCAGCCCGATCTCGGCACGTCGCTGGTGCTGCTCGCGATCCTTACCGTCGAGCTCTTCTTTGCGCTGCCCAAGCTCGGCGATTTCGGCATTTACGTGGCCGCGCTGCTGGTCGTCGCGGCCGGCGCGATCGGCACGAACGCCGTGCTCAAGCCGTTCCAGCGCGCGCGGCTCTTCGTCTTTCTCAATCCGAAGGCCGATCCCCAAGGGTCGGGCTACAACCTCGACCAGTCGAAGATTGCCGTCGGCAACGGCGAGTGGTTCGGTCGCGGACTCTACCACGGTACGCAGACGCAGCTCAACTTCGTGCCGGAACATTCGCGCGACTTCGTCTTCACCGTGCTGGCGGAGGAGTGGGGCTTCGCCGGGGCCGCGCTGTTGCTCGCGCTGTACGCCGCGGTGCTCTTCGGCGGCATCCGCACGATGCTCGCCGCGCGCGACCGCTTCGGCTTCCTGCTGTCAGCCGGCCTGGTCGGCATGCTGTTTTTCCACGTCCTCATCAACGTCGGTATGACGATCGGCATCATGCCGATCACGGGAATCCCGCTGCCGTTCATGTCGTACGGCGGATCGGCATTGTTGACCGACTTCGCGGCGATCGGCATCCTGCTCAACGTGTACTCGCAGCGGGATCGCGACGTGCTAGGGAACGCGTAG
- the minC gene encoding septum site-determining protein MinC, with the protein MTLLRGRRDGLEVSLSERDFEEACDELEARLAEQPSFYRGSSAVVNFGDACPSDAVLARLRGVLDGAGISLRALSGSAGGLADLAHERGLDYEASATAPAPPVPPAAPSESQMQLSDAARSLVADFAGARGDIAQRRRRGEASVPRLRSESRSARPPALHVVEAAPGTLYHPGTLRGGQVLHHTGNIVVVGDVNPGAELVATGDIVVFGRLRGIAHAGAGGDETARIYALDLSATQLRIATFIAAEQENKPRRTAVPEAALARDGGILVLPLDRLGEAENAGAAPA; encoded by the coding sequence GTGACGCTCTTGCGGGGAAGGCGGGACGGCCTTGAAGTGTCGCTATCAGAACGCGACTTCGAGGAGGCTTGTGACGAGCTGGAAGCTCGCCTCGCCGAGCAGCCCAGCTTCTATCGCGGGTCGTCTGCGGTCGTGAATTTCGGCGACGCCTGCCCCTCGGATGCAGTTCTCGCCCGCCTGCGCGGCGTGCTGGACGGGGCCGGAATCAGCCTGCGCGCCCTTTCCGGCAGCGCGGGCGGCCTCGCGGATCTCGCGCACGAGCGAGGACTGGACTACGAGGCGTCCGCGACTGCGCCGGCGCCGCCAGTGCCGCCGGCCGCCCCCTCGGAGAGCCAGATGCAACTCTCCGACGCGGCACGCTCACTGGTGGCCGACTTCGCCGGCGCGCGCGGCGACATCGCGCAGCGCCGCAGGCGCGGCGAGGCCAGCGTACCGCGGCTGCGAAGCGAGTCCCGCAGCGCGCGCCCGCCCGCGTTGCACGTCGTGGAGGCCGCGCCGGGCACACTCTATCATCCCGGGACGCTGCGCGGCGGCCAGGTGCTGCATCACACGGGAAACATCGTCGTCGTCGGCGACGTGAACCCCGGCGCCGAGCTGGTCGCGACGGGCGACATCGTGGTGTTCGGACGCCTGCGCGGCATCGCGCACGCCGGCGCCGGCGGCGACGAGACCGCGCGGATCTACGCGCTCGACCTGTCCGCGACGCAACTGCGCATCGCCACATTCATCGCGGCCGAACAGGAAAACAAGCCGCGCAGGACCGCGGTGCCCGAAGCAGCGCTCGCGCGCGACGGCGGCATCCTCGTGTTGCCGCTCGATCGCCTCGGCGAGGCCGAAAACGCGGGAGCTGCCCCGGCATGA
- the minD gene encoding septum site-determining protein MinD yields the protein MHQVESIQSTPEASAAPAKLGRAIVLTSGKGGVGKTTTTANLGTALARRGSSVVLIDADVGLRNLDIVLGLESRITHHLLDVLEDRVTLDDALIADKHSENLFLLAAAQSREKDEVETPKMQALVASLRERFDYVLIDCPAGIELGFKNAVAGAEEAIVVCTPEVSAVRDVDRVVGLLGNRFRPQLVINRLRPQLVKKGKMLSVEDVNAILRLPLLGVIADEPEIIVTTNRGEPLALRKENATGAAYHAIAARLAGDDVPPPMPPAAKPTLFERIGSLVGRKRS from the coding sequence GTGCACCAAGTCGAGTCGATTCAGTCCACGCCGGAAGCGAGCGCCGCGCCCGCCAAGCTAGGTCGCGCGATCGTGCTGACGTCGGGAAAGGGCGGCGTGGGCAAGACCACGACGACCGCCAACCTCGGCACCGCGCTCGCGCGCCGCGGATCGAGCGTCGTGCTCATCGACGCCGACGTGGGCCTGCGCAATCTCGACATCGTGCTCGGACTCGAGAGCCGCATCACGCACCATCTGCTCGACGTGCTCGAGGACCGCGTGACGCTCGACGACGCGCTGATCGCCGACAAGCACAGTGAGAATCTCTTTCTGCTCGCCGCGGCTCAATCGCGCGAGAAGGACGAAGTCGAGACGCCCAAGATGCAGGCGCTGGTCGCTTCGCTGCGCGAGCGCTTCGACTATGTCTTGATCGATTGCCCGGCCGGGATCGAGCTCGGATTCAAGAACGCGGTTGCGGGCGCCGAAGAGGCCATCGTCGTGTGCACGCCCGAGGTCTCGGCGGTGCGCGACGTCGATCGAGTCGTGGGGCTGCTCGGAAACCGCTTCCGTCCGCAGCTCGTGATCAACCGCCTGCGCCCGCAGCTCGTGAAGAAAGGCAAGATGCTGTCGGTCGAAGACGTCAACGCGATCCTGCGCCTGCCGTTGCTCGGCGTGATCGCCGACGAGCCCGAGATCATCGTGACGACCAACCGCGGCGAGCCGCTCGCGCTGCGCAAAGAAAACGCGACGGGAGCGGCCTATCACGCGATCGCGGCGCGGCTCGCGGGCGACGACGTCCCGCCGCCGATGCCGCCGGCCGCGAAGCCGACGCTGTTCGAGCGCATCGGCTCGCTCGTTGGAAGGAAGCGCTCATGA
- the minD gene encoding septum site-determining protein MinD, whose protein sequence is MSARKIVLTSGKGGVGKTTTTANLGATLAKRGHRVILIDADIGLRNLDLVLGLEKRIVFDLVEVAEGRCQLRQALIRDKRFESLAVLPAAQTREKDAITPEQFSAIVDRAAEQADYVLIDSPAGIETGFRNAVAGASEAIVVTTPEVSSIRDADRVVGKIAAEGKPIRLIVNRLRPDMVRSGDMLSVEDVCDVLSIELLGIVPDDEEVIDTTNRGEPVVLSDTNRLRGIYEKIARRLEGELVPFTSFDGQGFLGRLLDALKAG, encoded by the coding sequence ATGAGCGCGCGCAAGATCGTCCTCACGTCCGGCAAGGGCGGCGTTGGCAAGACGACGACGACGGCCAACCTCGGGGCTACGCTCGCCAAGCGCGGACATCGCGTCATCCTGATCGACGCGGACATCGGCCTGCGCAACCTCGACCTCGTGCTCGGATTGGAGAAGCGCATCGTGTTCGACCTCGTCGAGGTCGCCGAGGGCCGCTGTCAGCTGCGCCAGGCGTTGATCAGGGACAAGCGTTTCGAATCGCTCGCGGTTTTGCCGGCCGCGCAGACGCGCGAGAAAGATGCGATCACGCCGGAGCAGTTTTCCGCCATCGTCGACCGCGCGGCGGAGCAGGCCGATTACGTGCTGATCGACTCGCCTGCCGGGATCGAAACCGGTTTTCGCAACGCGGTCGCGGGCGCGAGCGAGGCGATCGTCGTGACGACGCCGGAGGTCAGCTCGATTCGCGACGCCGACCGCGTCGTCGGCAAGATCGCCGCCGAAGGAAAGCCGATCCGGCTGATCGTCAATCGGCTGCGCCCGGACATGGTGCGCAGCGGCGACATGTTGTCGGTCGAGGACGTGTGCGACGTGCTGTCGATCGAGCTGCTCGGCATCGTGCCCGATGACGAAGAGGTCATCGACACGACCAACCGCGGCGAACCGGTCGTGCTCAGCGACACGAACCGTCTGCGCGGCATCTACGAAAAGATCGCGAGGCGACTCGAGGGAGAGCTCGTGCCGTTCACGAGCTTCGACGGTCAGGGCTTCCTCGGGCGCCTGCTGGACGCACTGAAAGCGGGGTAA
- the minE gene encoding cell division topological specificity factor MinE translates to MIEFLKRLFGHQGSSATAKERLRLVLMTDHLELAPEMIEQMKRELVEVISRHVEVDREHIEVNFERQDRTLALLANIPILSVNRPNGKAESTPPPPKPPKPASAKAATRNGEAPPSRKRRRRKKSQSQPQASTAPA, encoded by the coding sequence ATGATCGAGTTTCTCAAGCGGCTCTTCGGCCACCAGGGCTCGAGCGCGACCGCCAAGGAGCGGCTGCGCCTCGTCCTGATGACCGATCACCTCGAGCTCGCGCCCGAAATGATCGAGCAGATGAAGCGCGAGCTCGTCGAAGTGATCTCACGCCATGTCGAGGTCGATCGCGAACACATCGAAGTGAACTTCGAGCGGCAGGACCGCACGCTCGCGCTGCTGGCCAACATTCCGATCCTCTCCGTCAATCGTCCCAACGGTAAGGCCGAGTCCACACCGCCGCCTCCCAAACCGCCGAAACCGGCGTCCGCGAAGGCCGCGACGCGCAACGGCGAAGCGCCGCCTTCGCGCAAGCGCCGCCGCCGCAAGAAGAGCCAAAGCCAGCCCCAGGCATCGACGGCCCCGGCTTAG
- a CDS encoding class I SAM-dependent methyltransferase: MAGAGRSSGRGFDRAHGVTTQALLTLGQLEPASGDAYVHATHYEPVPVEAFGELLAFVPEDLVRAAAFVDVGCGMGRALLLAAEHPFKQVVGIELSPALHAIARENFATARGLALHCRDVRIRRGDARRFAFPKGDLVVFLFNPFDHEVLRVVLDRIVVSRHAGDRVTLLYHVPIHRDVVAKYVAQTLYDDRAGIVATLRVP; encoded by the coding sequence GTGGCCGGCGCAGGGCGTTCCTCCGGGAGGGGCTTCGACAGGGCCCATGGCGTCACGACGCAGGCGCTGTTGACGCTCGGCCAGCTCGAACCGGCTTCCGGCGATGCCTACGTCCACGCGACGCACTACGAGCCGGTTCCGGTCGAGGCGTTCGGGGAGCTGCTCGCTTTCGTCCCCGAGGATCTCGTGCGCGCGGCCGCCTTCGTGGACGTGGGATGCGGCATGGGCCGCGCCCTGCTGCTCGCGGCGGAGCATCCGTTCAAGCAGGTCGTCGGGATCGAGCTGTCGCCCGCGCTGCACGCGATCGCGCGCGAGAACTTCGCGACCGCGCGCGGGTTAGCGTTGCATTGCCGCGACGTGCGGATCCGCCGCGGCGACGCCCGGCGCTTCGCTTTCCCGAAGGGCGACCTCGTCGTGTTTCTGTTCAATCCGTTCGACCATGAGGTCTTGCGCGTGGTACTCGACCGGATCGTGGTTTCGCGCCATGCCGGCGATCGTGTGACGCTGCTCTACCACGTGCCGATCCATCGCGACGTCGTGGCGAAGTACGTCGCCCAAACGCTGTACGACGACCGCGCGGGGATCGTGGCGACGCTACGCGTTCCCTAG